The DNA window CGCGATCCAAACCTCGGACCCCCGGACCGGCAGGTCTGATGGCGAAAACGTGCGTTTGAACGATGGCACGCATCCTCTCCGTTCGCTCAGGAAGGCCTTGACGATTGAGCTGTTGCCGGTCCTTCGCGCTGAGCGGGAGATCGGCGAGCGACTTTCGTCGTCTGTTCCTGGAGCGGCGGAGATTGAGAGTGTCGGGCCTCACCGGGAAATCACCCTCGCGAGCGACGGCGACACGCTTGTCAGCTGCAGTGGAAGAGTAAAACATTGACGAGCAGCTGGGGCAGGTGCGGTCTGCAGCGGATTCCGCAGTTCGCGCAGCAGCTCAGGCCCGATTCGCAACCCTGGACAGCGACTCTTTGATGAAGTTGGCAAATGTGTCCTTCAAAGTACGGTACACGGCCTTCTATTTTGCGTACAGACAGTTCCCGCAGCGGACGAACCTGTTCAGCGCAATCGGCGGAGCGTTCGTTTCCTGCGTAGCGATTGGGTGTTGGACGTCCGCTTCTGGATCGGTCAGTGCAGCGTTATACTGTGATCGCGAAAGCGTCACGCTGGGCCATAGTCCAGGCAGTGGGGATTGCCTGGGGCGCTGCGGAAGGTCGGTCTGTAGATGCTCCAGGCTGTCAGGAATACGGAAAGACCAACTCGGGATTGCGTGGCATCCAAGCTGCTCGGTCCGCGCAACGTCAGCACGTCTGATGGGCCCTGAGACTGCGGGCCTCGGAGTTTTTGCGTTCACCGCCGCAGTTTTGACAGCGTCAGCGGGGAGCAGGGGCCATGCACCGGAGCGCCTGAATGTTGTTCGTCACTGATGTCGTTCCGGACTACCCCGTGAGGGTGGCAGGCGGCTTCTAGGGACTGCGGAATAGCGGCGGCTTAAAGAGTTCGTCCGAGAGTTAGTTCTCGAAACCTTCTCGTGAGCGACCAAACGGAGTTCCGAATTGACGACGGATACCTTCTGCTGAGCTGCGATCGTGACAGAAAACTTGATGTTCAAAAATGGTGCGACAACGCGCAGAAGAGAGGGAATGGATCTCCGGAGGAGCTCAGTTGTCCACAAAATAAAATGAAATGTGACGGCATGTTCATTTTTTCGTGGCAGTTTTTCGGCGAAATGCGGTTAACTGGTAGATGAGTCGAACGAGAACCTACGAGCGGCACGCCTGTAGGGTAGCGCTCGTGACTCACCGACGGCAGGCGCTCGATCGAATCGTTGGTTCAGGGCCGGTCTCGTCCGCGAGACCATGAGCACCTCGAGGTCATCTCGAATGTGCAAATGAATAGGTGTTTCTCATGAGAAGAGCGGGCAACGGGTTCACGCTGATCGAGCTGTTAGTCGTGGTGGCAATCATCGCGGTGTTAATGGCCCTGCTCCTTCCGGCGGTGCAGCAGGTCCGAGAAGCGGCGCGACGTTCGCAGTGCAAAAATAATCTGAAGCAGATCGGACTGGCCCTCCACAATTACCTTGACACCTTTTCCCGTTTCCCGATCGGGGCGCGGTCGCAAAAAGGTGCCACGGCGTCGATGGGGTTTTCTTGGATGGTGGGCTTGCTGCCTTATATCGAGCAATCTGCGCTCTACAACTCTCTCGACCATAATCTGATGAACAGTGGTATTGCGGCGGTGAACGCGACTGCGGCCGCTTCCGCAAATCTTGACACGTTTCTCTGTCCATCAAGCGTCCTGGATCCCCGCGTAGTCGTCACTGCGGCTGGAAGCAATCTTGTCTTGATGCCGCATTACTCCGGAATTTCAGGGGCTTCTTTAGCCGGAATCGCGGGCTATGACGATGCCGACTTCACGGAATCACGGACGAACACCTGCTGCATCGACTCGTCTTCGCTCAATAAGGGAATCATCAGCGGCGGCGGAATGTTGATTCCCAACCGGTCGGTGCGGATGTCTGAACTCAGTGATGGGAGTTCCAATACGCTCGCAATTGGAGAAATCTCCGCCTCGATCTCTAGAACTGGTATGTCTTTACTACGAATTGACTCGGGGTATCCAACTGGCTGGATGGCAGGAACCATTTCAACCGGCACTCCGCCGAACTATCGAGGGGCGACGGCGACCACTCCTTTCATCAGTATGAATCTGACGACGATCCGCTATCCAATCGGGACGACAAACGGGTCGTTGAACGGGGTTGATTCAAAGGGTGGACCAAATAATCCCCTGCACTCTTCTCATACCGGCGGATGTCATGGATTGCTAGCGGATGGCAGCGTCCGATTTCTCAGTGCCAATATGGCGCTTGTGCAAGTCAAGCGACTGGCAACACGTGACGATGGCAGTCCGATCGGCGACTTTTAGCCGATTTGAGGTTTTGATGTTCCCCTCTCTTCTCGCAGGCTTTAGTTCAGGAGTTGGTTATGCACATGAGACTGTTCTTGCTTGTTCAGTTGTTTTTCGCGGTCGTGTTGGGATGTTTCCAAACTGCCGACGCCGCATGTACAAATCAAGTATGCTTATTCTGTGATTTTGGAGAGACAACCGCTCCCAACCATCTCTATTTAGGATATCTTTACGACGAGAACTCAACGTCCTGCGACGACTTTGACCTCGTCTTCTGGGAAGCTGCCAATCCACTTTTTCCTGGGTACTGCGATTCGGAAACAAACACCTGCGAGAACTGCAACCCACTGGGAGACAACGATGATAAATCGCTGAAAACCAAGAACGCCAAGAAAACCAAAGACGAGCCCAAAGGCCGCAGCCCATCGAACATCTATAAATACAAGCTCGATGGAACTGATGCGGCGGCCCTGCTTAAGATAATAGACGATTATCACCACGACCACCCGATCCCAGACGTAAGTTTTTTGACTACGATTTCCGGCGTTTTTGAGGTTCCGGACAAAGATCCCACGAAGCCTCCGCATTATATCGTGGTCTTCCACCGCCGCGTCGAAATCGCGGCGAATGGCGGCAGGAAGGTCATTCGCGATTGTAAAATTGGATTTGAGCTGAAGAGTACTCTGGGTGCCCTAAAGTTCTCTGGATCGATCGACCCGGTAATAGAAAAAAAGAGTGGTGCGAAAGTACCCAATTTGCTGGCGTTCGATCTCGGCGGCGGAGTCATCGCCTATGTGGAGGTGAGCACAGCAGGCGATTACAATGTGAGATAGCGCCACCTAGTTTCATTTTTGCGATACCGGACGGATAGTAAGCGGTCGTCTTAAAGTGATAAGTGGCTCTAACAGGATGCCTGGCGGTAAACGCGCACTGCCGGGCACTCTGTTGTGTCTTATCTGCTGTTGTCTGGCGAGATAATCGCCTCGTGCAGGATAGCCGGACCGCACTTTCGCGAAGTTCTCTACGCGATTCTAAACAAGCCGCCGTTGCGCGCAATGCAACAACGGGTATCGACAGATAATAACTTATTCCGGTGGCTGACCATGGTAAGGCGTTCATCATCAACAGGCCCTGCAATCACTATTCTGGCATTTCTCTGCCATCGAGATGTTGGTGCTACCGACTTTGCCAAGCTGACATTCTTGCAGTTGCAGTGTCTGAAAAACGACTACCCGGACGACGTCGATATTTATGTCGGTTGGGATGATCCACACAACGCGTCCCAATCAGGGGAGGCCATCTGGTTTGCGAAACTCGAAGCTTCGATTCCGATCCAAGACCCGCGACAACCGATTGCATTTCCGCCATGGCGGTTCGATCATCCTTCATGTCAAGGTCACCAATGCACAGCCCCGCTGGCGGTTGTGATGGAAGATTTTTTGAAATGGATGAACCCACAGCTGCAAGATCTCCCGGCTCGAGTTTTTATTTTTTCCGGTCACGGAACGCCCGGGTACGGATTGGGCCAGTATGGCATCGGCATTTCCGAGTTGATGTGGTTCATTCAGTCACCAGGGTTCGATATTTTTGCTGACCAGTGGCGATCGTCGTTATTGGCCGAAATTGGCGTCTCGACGACTCGTGACGATATCGCGAAGCAATTCCGATCATGGATTCCTGCTCAGCTGTTTCCTCAGCTCAAGGCGCTCGACGACGACCGCATTATCGGTGTGCTGAAAGAGTTGTTTGAGGTCCGCGAGCGGCTGCACCATCAACCTCGCCTCCTCGAGGTGGGCGTAACCTTATTGGCTGCGGGTGCCTCGAATAGGGATATACTCCGCGTGCGAGAATTTCGGCGGCTATTGGAGGCGCATGTGACGCCGCCGTTGCGTGGAACGGGCCGGGATCGCGAACCCTTAGATGTGTTGGTGCTGCAGGCATGCTCTCTCGGACTGCTAGAAGTTGCCTATGAGCTGAAAGATGTCTGCAAGTCGCTTGTGACTGCCATCAACAAGTTTTATGGCGATCCAGGCGTCTATTATGGAATTGAGAACGCGCTGCGAAAAGCTGATATCTCACCATTTCACCTAACAATTGCATTCGAACTGGTACAAGGTTATTTCGATATACGTCAAGAACCTGTGGCTTTCATCGGAATGCTTGCGACCCGAGATGCGGAGCAACGGTCGAACTCGTGGTCAAGACTCAATCGTTCACTCAAGGGGTTGTTTCATTTTCTTCTCCAATCAATGGGCCCGCCCACTGCGAGGGAGCAGACGTGTCGGGTTCTCACGCAGATCCGTGAACTGGTTCCAAGGGCAGTTACTCCGGCCGCTTCTCGAGATAATATTGACCTGAATAGATTGGCTCAGGAAGTGCTAAAAGCCTTTCCTGGATATCCCGCTGATACTCTAAACGCTATACTTCAGCTTCACGCTAATCTGGTGTGGCATCGCCATATGAGTATTACCGCTTCGTTTTCCGGCGAAGTTGATGGGCTGAGTTTGTACTTCCCTCGTTCAAGGCGGGCCTGGTTCGACAGCTATGGCCCTCCCAACGGGGACGAAGGCTTTGAGTTTCTGCGGGAGACGGAGTGGCACCTCGTACTTCAGAATTTACTGGAAGTCGGTCCGAACCACCTGCCTCGACGCTCCCACCTGTAGCTCTACGCGAAGATCTTCACAAAGAACGTGAAATACGAGGCCAGCGATTTTCCCGCGCGCCTATTTGGTGATTTCGTTTTGTACCGGACGAGGGCTCGCGTCGCGCT is part of the Planctomicrobium piriforme genome and encodes:
- a CDS encoding DUF1559 family PulG-like putative transporter gives rise to the protein MRRAGNGFTLIELLVVVAIIAVLMALLLPAVQQVREAARRSQCKNNLKQIGLALHNYLDTFSRFPIGARSQKGATASMGFSWMVGLLPYIEQSALYNSLDHNLMNSGIAAVNATAAASANLDTFLCPSSVLDPRVVVTAAGSNLVLMPHYSGISGASLAGIAGYDDADFTESRTNTCCIDSSSLNKGIISGGGMLIPNRSVRMSELSDGSSNTLAIGEISASISRTGMSLLRIDSGYPTGWMAGTISTGTPPNYRGATATTPFISMNLTTIRYPIGTTNGSLNGVDSKGGPNNPLHSSHTGGCHGLLADGSVRFLSANMALVQVKRLATRDDGSPIGDF
- a CDS encoding clostripain-related cysteine peptidase; protein product: MSYLLLSGEIIASCRIAGPHFREVLYAILNKPPLRAMQQRVSTDNNLFRWLTMVRRSSSTGPAITILAFLCHRDVGATDFAKLTFLQLQCLKNDYPDDVDIYVGWDDPHNASQSGEAIWFAKLEASIPIQDPRQPIAFPPWRFDHPSCQGHQCTAPLAVVMEDFLKWMNPQLQDLPARVFIFSGHGTPGYGLGQYGIGISELMWFIQSPGFDIFADQWRSSLLAEIGVSTTRDDIAKQFRSWIPAQLFPQLKALDDDRIIGVLKELFEVRERLHHQPRLLEVGVTLLAAGASNRDILRVREFRRLLEAHVTPPLRGTGRDREPLDVLVLQACSLGLLEVAYELKDVCKSLVTAINKFYGDPGVYYGIENALRKADISPFHLTIAFELVQGYFDIRQEPVAFIGMLATRDAEQRSNSWSRLNRSLKGLFHFLLQSMGPPTAREQTCRVLTQIRELVPRAVTPAASRDNIDLNRLAQEVLKAFPGYPADTLNAILQLHANLVWHRHMSITASFSGEVDGLSLYFPRSRRAWFDSYGPPNGDEGFEFLRETEWHLVLQNLLEVGPNHLPRRSHL